A window of the Gemmatirosa kalamazoonensis genome harbors these coding sequences:
- a CDS encoding MarR family winged helix-turn-helix transcriptional regulator, producing MTATPRRLSEPDVGAHERDALKLWVVLSRAHAAITDRASEHIAQYGMTLAEFGVLEALYHKGPLLLGEVQRKLLVSSGGVTYLVDRLERRGFVRRDACLEDRRARYAVLTDEGTAFVRRVFPEHAAAIREAVAGLDGEEQLVATRLIRKLGLAAAGRADGYATEGTNAGDATEG from the coding sequence ATGACCGCCACCCCTCGACGCCTCTCCGAGCCCGACGTCGGCGCCCACGAGCGCGACGCGCTGAAGCTGTGGGTCGTGCTCTCGCGCGCGCACGCCGCGATCACCGACCGCGCGAGCGAGCACATCGCCCAGTACGGGATGACCCTCGCCGAGTTCGGCGTGCTCGAGGCGCTCTACCACAAAGGCCCGCTGCTCCTCGGCGAGGTGCAGCGCAAGCTGCTCGTCTCGAGCGGCGGCGTGACGTACCTGGTCGACCGACTCGAGCGCCGCGGCTTCGTGCGCCGCGACGCCTGCCTGGAGGACCGGCGGGCCCGCTACGCCGTGCTCACCGACGAGGGTACCGCGTTCGTCCGCCGCGTATTCCCCGAGCACGCCGCGGCCATCCGCGAGGCGGTCGCGGGCCTCGACGGCGAGGAGCAGCTCGTCGCCACGCGTCTCATCCGCAAGCTGGGCCTCGCCGCGGCGGGGCGCGCCGACGGCTACGCCACCGAGGGCACGAACGCCGGCGACGCGACGGAAGGCTGA
- a CDS encoding glycosyl hydrolase family 18 protein has product MSHRARAAAVATVVRFVPLVLLAGALACSTDQRSITAPSDAARLDKNKRNLPSAPQSVQATAGDAQATVAWQPPRSTGTSALVSYTVTSSPGGITATVAASATTATVAGLTNGTTYTFTVVATNASGSGPASSPSNAVTPKAATAPNASPTATISAPTSGASVAQGASVTFTGAGSDPEDGALSGASLVWTSSINGQIGTGTSFSTTTLSAGTHTITLTATDSKGAKGSATVTITVTASAPAPSARWVSGYYVGYQRSLYPETSVDFTYMTHVIVGAAEPTGSGAGLDTTFFIDNTNGPKMARNLTARAHSFGRKAIMMLGGAGWHNQLVTATNSTYRAAFVSNLVKAMNAFGFDGIDVDWEPVNSADEPQALQFLKDLRAAKPGIIITFPVGWVNANFGLSDTFAAQIAPYVDQINVMSYQMADNWGGWLSWHSAALYGEAANHPSSVSSSVRAYVAVGVPAAKLGVGIGAYGSCWSGTNAVLQTLGSTAGVVASDNVMSYANIMSSYYSSTAYKWDATAQMGYLSFASATGPQGCTMVSYEDPQSVSAKGAYAKSQGLGGAIVWTIGQGHLTTAAAGQQDPLLQALYGAMQ; this is encoded by the coding sequence GTGAGTCATCGTGCAAGAGCTGCCGCAGTCGCCACCGTCGTTCGTTTCGTTCCGCTGGTGCTGCTCGCCGGGGCGCTCGCGTGCTCGACCGACCAGCGCTCGATCACCGCGCCGTCGGACGCCGCTCGGCTCGACAAGAACAAGAGGAACCTCCCGTCCGCGCCGCAGAGCGTGCAGGCGACGGCGGGCGATGCGCAGGCCACGGTCGCGTGGCAGCCGCCGAGAAGCACCGGCACGAGCGCGCTCGTGAGCTACACCGTGACGTCGTCGCCGGGCGGCATCACGGCGACCGTGGCCGCGTCGGCGACCACTGCCACCGTCGCGGGGCTCACGAACGGCACGACGTACACGTTCACCGTGGTCGCGACGAACGCGTCCGGCTCTGGTCCCGCGTCGAGCCCGTCGAATGCGGTGACGCCGAAGGCCGCGACCGCGCCTAACGCGTCGCCGACGGCGACGATCAGCGCGCCGACGAGCGGCGCGAGCGTCGCGCAGGGCGCGAGCGTGACGTTCACCGGCGCCGGCAGCGATCCGGAGGACGGCGCGCTCTCCGGTGCGTCGCTCGTCTGGACGAGCTCCATCAACGGGCAGATCGGCACCGGCACGTCGTTCAGCACGACGACGCTCTCGGCGGGCACGCACACCATCACGCTCACCGCGACCGACTCGAAGGGCGCGAAAGGGAGCGCGACCGTGACCATCACGGTGACCGCGTCGGCGCCGGCGCCGAGCGCGCGTTGGGTGAGCGGGTACTACGTCGGCTATCAGCGGTCGCTGTACCCCGAGACGAGCGTCGACTTCACGTACATGACGCACGTCATCGTCGGCGCCGCGGAGCCGACGGGGAGCGGCGCGGGGCTCGACACGACGTTCTTCATCGACAACACGAACGGCCCGAAGATGGCGCGCAACCTCACCGCACGGGCGCACTCCTTCGGCCGCAAGGCAATCATGATGCTCGGCGGCGCGGGCTGGCACAATCAGCTCGTCACCGCGACGAACTCGACGTACCGCGCGGCGTTCGTGTCGAACCTCGTGAAGGCGATGAACGCGTTCGGCTTCGACGGCATCGACGTCGACTGGGAGCCGGTGAACAGCGCCGACGAGCCGCAGGCCCTGCAGTTCCTGAAGGATCTGCGCGCGGCGAAGCCGGGGATCATCATCACGTTCCCCGTCGGCTGGGTGAACGCGAACTTCGGTCTGTCCGACACCTTCGCTGCGCAGATCGCGCCGTACGTCGATCAGATCAACGTCATGTCGTATCAGATGGCCGACAACTGGGGCGGCTGGCTGAGCTGGCACTCCGCGGCGCTGTACGGCGAGGCCGCCAACCACCCGAGCTCCGTGTCGAGCAGCGTGCGCGCGTACGTCGCTGTCGGCGTGCCGGCGGCGAAGCTCGGCGTGGGCATCGGCGCGTACGGCTCGTGCTGGAGCGGCACGAACGCGGTGCTGCAGACGCTCGGCTCGACCGCCGGTGTCGTGGCGAGCGACAACGTGATGAGCTACGCGAACATCATGAGCTCGTACTACTCGTCGACGGCCTACAAGTGGGACGCGACGGCACAGATGGGCTACCTGAGCTTCGCGTCGGCGACCGGGCCGCAGGGGTGCACGATGGTCTCCTACGAGGATCCGCAGTCGGTGAGCGCGAAGGGCGCCTATGCGAAGAGCCAGGGCCTCGGCGGCGCCATCGTCTGGACGATCGGCCAGGGGCACCTGACTACGGCCGCGGCCGGTCAGCAGGACCCGCTCCTGCAAGCGCTGTACGGCGCCATGCAGTAG